A window of the Butyricimonas virosa genome harbors these coding sequences:
- a CDS encoding nucleobase:cation symporter-2 family protein, which yields MSETTNRQVSSAIIYGIEDHPPFKEAFFAALQHLLAIFVAIITPPLIIAGALNLDLETTGFLVSMALFASGVSTFIQCRRVGSIGTGLLCIQGTSFSFIGPIISTGLAGGLPLIFGVCMAGSVVEMLISRILKYAKKVITPLVSGIVVTLIGMSLVKVGITACGGGVIAKENGTFGSFENLGLALLVLVLIIFFNRSNNKYLRMSSIVIGLVVGYVVAYFMGMIDFSSVQSYSGVNIPVPFKYGLAFSWSSFIAVGLIYMITAIEAYGDITANSMISGEPVEGEKFIKRASGGILADGFNSFLAGAFNSFPNSVFAQNNGMIQLTGVASRYVGYYIAAFLVILGLFPAVGLVFSLMPEPVLGGATLLMFGTVAAAGIRIIASQNINRKATLVIALSFSLGLSVEFIPEILNSCSDTIKNIFSSGITTGGLTAIVSNVLIHVKE from the coding sequence ATGAGTGAAACGACCAATCGTCAGGTTAGCTCGGCCATTATTTATGGAATAGAGGACCATCCGCCTTTTAAAGAGGCTTTTTTTGCTGCGTTACAGCATTTATTAGCTATCTTTGTTGCTATTATAACTCCACCGTTAATTATTGCCGGAGCGTTGAATCTTGACTTGGAAACGACGGGTTTTCTCGTTTCAATGGCTCTTTTTGCTTCTGGTGTCTCGACTTTTATTCAATGTAGACGGGTTGGATCCATCGGAACCGGGTTATTATGTATTCAAGGAACAAGTTTTTCGTTTATCGGCCCAATTATATCTACGGGATTGGCGGGTGGTTTGCCTCTGATATTCGGGGTGTGCATGGCTGGTTCTGTGGTTGAGATGCTGATCAGTAGGATTTTAAAATATGCCAAGAAAGTCATTACCCCGCTGGTATCGGGAATCGTGGTAACATTAATCGGGATGAGTCTGGTGAAAGTAGGTATTACCGCTTGTGGTGGGGGTGTTATTGCTAAAGAAAACGGTACTTTCGGTAGTTTCGAGAATCTCGGATTGGCTTTACTGGTGTTAGTTTTGATCATCTTTTTTAACCGGAGTAATAATAAATATCTACGGATGAGTTCCATCGTGATCGGGTTAGTCGTGGGATATGTTGTCGCTTATTTCATGGGTATGATCGACTTCTCTTCTGTACAGAGTTATTCCGGGGTAAATATTCCTGTTCCTTTTAAATACGGGTTAGCTTTTAGCTGGTCATCATTTATTGCCGTCGGGTTGATTTACATGATCACGGCTATTGAGGCTTATGGTGATATTACGGCTAACTCCATGATTTCGGGAGAACCCGTGGAAGGAGAGAAGTTTATTAAACGAGCTTCTGGGGGAATCCTTGCCGATGGTTTCAATTCTTTCTTGGCAGGGGCATTTAATTCTTTCCCAAATTCCGTGTTTGCCCAGAATAACGGGATGATACAATTAACAGGAGTGGCCAGTCGTTATGTGGGATATTATATTGCTGCTTTTTTAGTGATACTAGGACTTTTTCCTGCTGTCGGGCTGGTGTTCTCGTTAATGCCAGAACCGGTTCTAGGGGGAGCTACACTACTTATGTTCGGTACGGTCGCTGCTGCCGGAATCCGTATTATAGCCTCCCAGAATATAAATAGGAAAGCCACGCTGGTTATTGCATTAAGTTTCTCCTTGGGATTAAGTGTCGAATTCATTCCGGAAATATTGAATAGTTGTTCCGATACCATTAAAAACATATTCTCATCCGGGATCACGACGGGAGGTTTGACGGCAATTGTGTCGAATGTACTGATACACGTGAAAGAATAA
- the buk gene encoding butyrate kinase, protein MSFKILAINPGSTSTKIAIFEDETEKFVKNIKHSAEEIAKFDNVASQFQFRKDIILSELKNAGFNINEINAIVGRGGLVKPIESGVYEVNEALINDLNNPPLGEHASNLGGLIANDIAKSLNNGTKAYIADPVVVDELQDVARLTGHPDFTRVSIFHALNQKAIARTYAKEIGKKYEDINLIIAHLGGGVSVGAHDHGRVIDVNNALDGDGPFSPERSGSLPTGQLVKLCFSGKKTEAEIKKMLKGAGGLVAYLGTNDAYEVEIKAKEDPKYKLVQDAMSYQVGKAIGEMAAVLKGKVDGILLTGGIAHNPFLVDYVKEMVGFIAPIKVYAGEDEMRALAMNGLMVLRGELSGKTYK, encoded by the coding sequence ATGTCATTTAAAATTCTTGCGATCAATCCGGGATCAACTTCCACGAAAATTGCAATCTTTGAAGATGAAACTGAGAAGTTTGTAAAGAACATCAAACATTCCGCAGAGGAAATTGCGAAATTTGATAACGTGGCTTCACAGTTCCAATTCCGGAAAGATATTATTCTTTCCGAACTGAAGAATGCTGGATTTAATATTAACGAAATCAACGCAATCGTTGGAAGAGGTGGTTTAGTTAAACCCATTGAATCCGGTGTGTATGAGGTAAATGAAGCATTAATTAACGACTTAAACAACCCTCCTCTTGGAGAACATGCCTCTAATTTAGGTGGTCTGATCGCAAACGATATCGCTAAATCTCTTAATAACGGAACGAAAGCTTATATTGCAGATCCGGTAGTAGTTGATGAATTACAAGATGTAGCCCGATTAACCGGACATCCTGATTTTACGAGAGTTTCTATCTTCCATGCCTTGAATCAAAAAGCAATAGCACGTACTTATGCAAAAGAAATTGGGAAGAAATACGAAGATATAAACTTGATTATCGCACATCTTGGTGGAGGCGTTTCTGTTGGAGCGCATGATCACGGACGGGTAATTGACGTGAATAATGCATTGGATGGTGATGGTCCGTTCTCACCGGAACGTTCAGGAAGTCTTCCTACCGGTCAGTTGGTAAAACTATGTTTTAGCGGTAAGAAAACCGAAGCAGAAATCAAGAAAATGTTGAAAGGTGCAGGTGGATTAGTAGCTTACCTTGGAACAAACGATGCTTACGAAGTAGAAATAAAGGCCAAAGAAGATCCGAAATATAAATTGGTACAAGATGCCATGTCTTACCAGGTAGGTAAAGCCATTGGTGAAATGGCTGCCGTGCTAAAAGGTAAAGTTGATGGTATCCTGTTAACCGGAGGAATTGCTCACAACCCCTTCTTGGTTGACTACGTGAAAGAGATGGTCGGGTTTATCGCTCCGATAAAAGTATATGCCGGTGAAGATGAAATGAGAGCATTAGCTATGAACGGACTGATGGTTCTTCGCGGAGAACTTTCCGGAAAAACTTACAAGTAA
- a CDS encoding glycerate kinase, with translation MNLINNCNILLAPNSFKGSLDAFEFCRILASELEECGFHTISLPLGDGGDGTARIVAHYLHASPIKTKTVDALGREHFASYYLKDHTAIIELAEACGLKHLKREEYDILNTNTAGFGVLINHAISQGANNLILCVGGSASVDGGIGALREMGLTIVNNSPNRNYITDIKGINTELLQQKFKEIHITILCDVDNPICGPEGAAAVFAPQKGASPEQIIMLDNQLCLWSDLLKQNTGKDITQLKHGGAAGGITAAMYALLNAQLISGSEYCLTLSRFHDNLLQAGVVITGEGKIDLQSFYGKIPGTVANLCQKHNVPVYAVVGLAEKQVLTRFDKVFIMSQYTRSIQDSIKNAPHYLKIISQAIVDTLYLSAYSD, from the coding sequence ATGAACCTCATAAACAATTGTAATATTCTTTTAGCTCCCAACTCATTCAAGGGAAGTTTGGATGCTTTCGAGTTTTGTCGAATTCTGGCTTCTGAATTAGAAGAATGTGGATTCCATACGATCTCCCTTCCATTAGGAGATGGTGGTGATGGAACAGCCCGAATAGTGGCACATTACCTTCATGCTTCCCCCATCAAGACGAAAACAGTAGATGCCTTGGGACGTGAGCATTTCGCTTCGTATTACTTAAAAGACCATACAGCTATCATTGAATTAGCCGAAGCCTGCGGTCTGAAACATTTGAAGCGAGAGGAATATGACATTTTGAACACGAACACGGCAGGTTTCGGAGTGTTAATCAATCATGCCATCTCGCAAGGAGCGAATAATTTGATTCTTTGTGTCGGTGGAAGCGCCAGCGTAGATGGTGGTATAGGAGCTCTTCGGGAAATGGGATTGACAATTGTCAACAACTCTCCGAATAGAAATTATATCACAGATATTAAGGGTATTAACACCGAATTATTGCAGCAAAAGTTTAAAGAAATTCATATTACAATACTGTGTGATGTCGATAATCCTATTTGTGGTCCGGAGGGTGCTGCCGCTGTGTTTGCTCCACAAAAAGGAGCATCGCCAGAGCAAATTATCATGCTTGACAACCAATTATGTCTTTGGAGTGATTTATTAAAACAGAATACAGGTAAGGATATAACCCAGTTAAAACATGGAGGTGCCGCAGGGGGAATAACTGCCGCCATGTATGCTCTACTAAACGCACAACTTATTTCAGGTTCCGAATACTGCCTGACACTCTCCCGTTTCCACGACAATCTTTTACAGGCTGGAGTGGTCATCACGGGAGAAGGGAAAATCGACCTCCAATCCTTTTATGGTAAAATTCCGGGAACTGTTGCAAACCTGTGTCAGAAACATAACGTTCCGGTCTATGCTGTTGTCGGATTGGCAGAAAAGCAAGTCCTTACCCGTTTCGATAAAGTATTCATAATGAGCCAGTATACCCGTTCCATTCAAGATTCTATAAAGAATGCCCCACATTATTTAAAGATCATCTCTCAAGCTATTGTCGATACCCTTTATTTATCCGCTTATTCGGATTGA
- a CDS encoding M20 family metallopeptidase, translating into MIGIEEIYPLAVEFRRYFHQHPEFAMQEVETQRYIAEVLERNGIPYQKVGTGLIATVGKGEKCIAIRADMDALKVKEETGLSYCSQNEGMMHACGHDMHMAMVLGAALVLKSGEDKLQGTIKIIFQPSEEKRPGGARLLLPELLKEPVPQAIFGQHVFPNLPTGTVGIRPGAFFASSDNIIFSVEGKGTHAAMPHMGSDPILATACLIQFYQTLITKFRDPLIPAVLSITSIHGGTCNNVIPDRVDVLGTVRTHDNSLRYKIFELIEEKSNSICDLYGCTFHLDKTWNGLPVLVNDKSLTEFVKKNATDLLGEQNVILMDHLTLGEDFAIYLEKIPGVFWVLGVRPPEQESMPPLHNPGMAPDENAMKAGIALMVENCVQMLSPRNV; encoded by the coding sequence ATGATAGGAATAGAAGAGATTTACCCTTTGGCTGTTGAATTCCGGCGTTATTTTCATCAACATCCGGAATTCGCCATGCAAGAAGTAGAGACGCAACGCTATATTGCGGAAGTACTGGAACGAAATGGAATCCCGTACCAAAAAGTGGGGACGGGATTAATTGCAACCGTGGGGAAAGGAGAGAAATGTATTGCAATCCGGGCTGATATGGATGCACTGAAGGTCAAGGAAGAGACCGGATTATCCTATTGCTCTCAAAATGAAGGCATGATGCACGCTTGTGGGCATGATATGCATATGGCCATGGTTTTGGGGGCAGCACTTGTTCTTAAATCCGGAGAAGACAAATTACAGGGAACGATAAAAATTATTTTTCAACCCAGTGAAGAGAAACGTCCGGGAGGGGCTCGTTTATTACTTCCCGAGCTTTTAAAAGAACCCGTTCCGCAAGCTATATTCGGACAACATGTTTTCCCGAACCTTCCGACCGGAACTGTCGGAATTCGTCCAGGGGCCTTTTTCGCCTCTTCAGATAATATTATTTTTTCCGTGGAAGGTAAAGGTACTCATGCTGCCATGCCACACATGGGCTCAGATCCCATATTGGCCACGGCTTGCTTGATACAATTTTACCAGACGTTGATTACTAAATTTCGAGATCCGTTGATCCCGGCGGTTCTTTCGATTACTTCTATCCATGGTGGCACGTGTAATAACGTAATTCCGGATCGCGTAGACGTGTTGGGAACCGTCCGGACGCATGACAACTCTTTACGGTATAAGATATTCGAATTAATCGAGGAAAAATCAAACTCCATTTGTGATTTGTACGGTTGTACATTCCATTTGGATAAAACTTGGAATGGATTGCCCGTGTTGGTGAATGATAAGAGTTTGACAGAATTTGTGAAGAAAAATGCAACAGATTTACTGGGAGAACAAAATGTGATTCTAATGGATCATCTTACTCTAGGAGAAGATTTTGCCATTTACTTGGAGAAGATTCCAGGAGTATTCTGGGTCTTGGGTGTCCGTCCACCGGAACAGGAGAGTATGCCTCCACTTCACAATCCGGGAATGGCTCCTGACGAGAATGCCATGAAAGCGGGTATTGCGCTGATGGTGGAGAATTGCGTTCAGATGTTGAGTCCACGAAATGTATAA
- a CDS encoding alpha/beta hydrolase: MKNTVYSFKMLSLLIVLAFSNYSMAQEVSLKKQDVKTKEKITTHFSGHLSGNADAYDDKSRLKSTDVKKMQQIVWDAWKEANNKFSEQKLINLDKLEKANSGKWTLPQELEPNAIMPYYWGYKGDSEPEGGFSLYLYTHGSGDKTSEWRTGINICQKFDDAPSVYFIPQIPNMGDYYRWWQKAKLFAWEKMLRLAFVSGKINPNKVYFFGISEGGYGSQRLASFYADYLAAAGPMAGGEPLKNAPVENCRNIAFSLLTGANDRGFYRNKLTQRTKDEFDKLEKANPGNFIHRIELIPGMGHGIDYKLTTPWLKQYTRNPYPKHVSWENFEMDGLYRNGFYNLFVEERSNDDTQSRTHYEMDIQENNISLKIDLVTYKATEIDPNWGIELDFEKSYQPATKGKVIIYLNDKLVDLNKEITLVVNGKEAFKGKVKPQLKNMVNSCAAFFDPERIYPAAIEVNIADLQ, encoded by the coding sequence ATGAAAAATACCGTTTATTCGTTCAAAATGTTGAGCTTGTTAATAGTCCTTGCATTTTCTAACTATAGCATGGCTCAAGAAGTATCCTTGAAAAAACAGGATGTAAAAACAAAAGAAAAAATCACGACCCATTTCTCCGGTCACCTGTCAGGTAATGCTGATGCCTATGACGACAAAAGCAGGCTCAAATCAACCGATGTGAAAAAGATGCAGCAAATCGTGTGGGATGCATGGAAGGAGGCAAATAACAAATTCTCCGAGCAGAAATTGATTAATCTTGATAAACTGGAGAAAGCAAATTCGGGGAAATGGACTCTCCCGCAGGAACTGGAACCCAATGCAATCATGCCATACTACTGGGGATACAAGGGAGATTCGGAACCAGAAGGTGGTTTTTCATTATATCTATACACGCATGGTTCCGGAGATAAAACCAGTGAATGGAGAACGGGGATCAACATATGCCAAAAGTTCGATGATGCTCCATCGGTTTACTTCATACCTCAGATACCGAACATGGGCGATTACTATCGTTGGTGGCAAAAGGCAAAGCTGTTTGCTTGGGAAAAGATGCTACGATTAGCTTTCGTGTCTGGAAAAATAAATCCCAATAAAGTTTACTTTTTCGGAATATCAGAAGGCGGATACGGTAGTCAACGGTTAGCATCATTTTATGCGGATTATCTGGCTGCAGCAGGCCCGATGGCCGGAGGGGAACCTCTGAAGAATGCTCCTGTTGAAAATTGCAGAAACATCGCCTTTTCTCTATTGACAGGAGCAAATGACAGGGGATTTTACAGGAATAAACTTACGCAACGCACGAAAGACGAATTTGATAAACTAGAAAAAGCCAATCCGGGTAACTTTATCCATCGTATAGAACTGATTCCCGGTATGGGACATGGTATAGATTACAAACTTACAACCCCTTGGTTGAAACAATATACCCGAAATCCTTATCCCAAACATGTAAGCTGGGAGAACTTCGAAATGGACGGTCTGTATCGTAATGGATTCTATAACTTATTTGTTGAAGAACGTTCTAATGATGATACGCAATCCAGAACCCATTATGAAATGGATATACAGGAAAATAATATTTCCTTAAAGATTGATTTAGTTACTTATAAAGCAACAGAAATTGATCCGAACTGGGGTATAGAACTGGATTTTGAAAAGAGCTATCAACCCGCGACAAAAGGGAAAGTAATCATTTATTTGAATGACAAACTGGTGGATTTAAACAAGGAAATTACATTGGTAGTAAATGGCAAAGAAGCTTTTAAGGGAAAGGTTAAACCACAACTTAAAAACATGGTGAACAGTTGTGCAGCATTTTTCGATCCGGAAAGAATCTATCCGGCAGCGATAGAAGTAAATATTGCAGATTTACAGTAA
- the xpt gene encoding xanthine phosphoribosyltransferase produces MDLLKKRILQDGKCFEGGILKVDSFINHQMDPILMKSIGVEFVRRFANKDFNKVMTIEASGIAPAIMVGYLLELPVVFAKKKQPKTMENMISTTVRSFTKDREYNVCISKDFLSKEDRVLFIDDFLANGNAANGIIDLIDQAGAQLAGMGFIIEKAFQHGGEVLRERGIHVESLAIIDSLDNCQIKIR; encoded by the coding sequence ATGGATTTGCTTAAAAAAAGAATTTTGCAGGATGGAAAATGCTTTGAAGGTGGCATTTTAAAAGTGGATAGTTTTATTAATCACCAAATGGACCCAATTTTAATGAAGTCGATCGGGGTGGAATTTGTGCGTCGTTTTGCGAATAAGGATTTTAATAAAGTGATGACCATTGAGGCTAGCGGTATCGCTCCGGCTATCATGGTGGGGTATCTTTTGGAATTGCCCGTGGTCTTCGCCAAGAAAAAGCAACCGAAGACGATGGAAAATATGATTTCAACAACGGTACGATCTTTTACAAAAGACCGGGAATATAATGTTTGTATCAGTAAAGATTTCTTGAGTAAAGAGGATCGAGTGCTTTTTATCGATGATTTTCTTGCAAATGGGAATGCCGCAAATGGAATTATTGATTTGATTGACCAGGCGGGGGCACAACTTGCAGGCATGGGATTTATTATTGAAAAAGCTTTTCAACATGGGGGCGAAGTACTGAGAGAACGTGGGATTCATGTTGAATCTTTAGCTATTATAGATAGTCTGGATAATTGTCAGATAAAAATAAGATAA
- the purL gene encoding phosphoribosylformylglycinamidine synthase gives MAIVFYQKDATVYAVHYKESENPLDVSKLEWLFSGAKKVQSDSLESFFVGPRREMITPWSTNAVEITQNMGISGILRIEEFTRVEDEQAAFDPMLQAFYKGLNQDTFTIDKKPDPIVYIEDIRAYNQQEGLALNEDEISYLEGLSKKLNRRLTDSEVFGFSQVNSEHCRHKIFGGTFIIDGEEQEESLFSMIKKTSRTNPNRIVSAYKDNCAFIEGPATVQFAPATPDKPDFYTQKDINTVISLKAETHNFPTTVEPFNGAATGSGGEIRDRIAGGQASLPLAGTAVYMTSYPRLEAGRPWESAIDPRKWLYQTPEDILIKASNGASDFGNKFGQPLIVGSVFTFEHEEHEKTYGYDKVIMQAGGIGFGNKEQAMKKTPEVGEQVVLLGGDNYRIGMGGGAVSSVDTGVYANAIELNAVQRSNPEMQRRVCNAIRSMAESDVNPIVSIHDHGAGGHLNCLSELVEETGGLIHLEKLPVGDPTLSDKEIVGNESQERMGLVMKAKDVETLQRVADRERAPMYVIGETTGDHRFVFEDARTGEKPIDLEMTDMFGNPPKTVMEDKTKKEHFADVEYSEDKVEEYIEQVLQLEAVACKDWLTSKVDRSITGRVARQQCAGPLQLPLNDLGAMALDYRGERGIATSIGHAPVAALANPACGSRLAIAEALTNLVWAPIEQGIKGVSLSANWMWPCKNAGEDARLYKAVQAASDFAIELGINIPTGKDSLSMTQKYGKDKVYAPGTVIISTVGEVTDVKKIVSPVLKPDQDSEIVYIDFSFDKFKLGGSSFAQVLNRVGKETPDVKDSDYFVNAFMAIQRLVEEGYILAGHDISAGGMITTLLEMCFADNRLGLDIDFSYLAEKDIVKILFAENPGVLVQIKDCKKVAAILDEAGVAYNFLGRLGKAGKLNIKKDSKNFHLDIPSLRDLWFKTSYLLDRRQSGNELALERYKNYKNHDLKYKFTPSFSGKLSQYGLDVNRVKPSGIKAAVIREKGCQCERETAWAMYLAGFDVKDVHMTDLVSGRETLEDVNFIVFVGGFSNSDVLGSAKGWAGAFKYNEKARVALENFYKREDTLSLGICNGCQLMVELDLVYPEHGEKVKMLHNASHKLESAFLSVDVVESNSVLLKSLVGSRLGIWVAHGEGQFQLPYGQEEYNIPLRYSHDTYPANPNGSPFATAAICSKDGRHLAMMPHLERSLHPWNWGYYAEDRKEDEVSPWIEAFVNARLWIEEHK, from the coding sequence ATGGCTATAGTATTCTATCAAAAAGATGCAACAGTGTATGCCGTACACTATAAAGAATCGGAAAATCCTTTAGATGTAAGTAAGTTAGAATGGTTATTTAGTGGAGCTAAGAAAGTTCAAAGCGATTCACTGGAAAGCTTTTTCGTGGGACCTCGTCGGGAAATGATTACCCCGTGGAGTACTAATGCCGTGGAGATTACTCAGAATATGGGTATTTCCGGAATCTTACGAATAGAGGAGTTTACTCGTGTGGAAGATGAACAAGCGGCTTTTGACCCGATGTTACAAGCATTTTACAAAGGTCTGAATCAAGATACGTTTACCATTGATAAGAAACCGGACCCGATCGTGTATATCGAAGATATCCGGGCATATAACCAACAGGAGGGATTGGCACTGAATGAAGATGAAATCTCTTACCTGGAAGGTCTGAGCAAAAAATTAAACCGTCGGTTGACAGATTCCGAGGTATTCGGTTTTTCACAAGTGAATTCCGAGCATTGCCGTCATAAGATTTTCGGAGGTACGTTTATTATTGATGGGGAAGAACAGGAAGAGTCTTTGTTCTCCATGATCAAGAAAACTTCCCGAACGAATCCGAACCGGATTGTTTCGGCCTACAAAGATAACTGTGCTTTCATTGAAGGACCGGCCACGGTGCAGTTTGCCCCGGCAACACCGGACAAACCGGATTTCTACACGCAAAAAGATATTAACACGGTTATTTCGCTTAAGGCGGAAACTCATAACTTCCCAACCACGGTAGAGCCTTTTAACGGGGCGGCAACCGGTTCCGGTGGTGAGATCCGTGACCGTATAGCCGGGGGACAAGCATCACTTCCGTTGGCTGGTACGGCTGTTTACATGACGTCATATCCGCGCTTGGAGGCAGGTCGTCCTTGGGAATCGGCTATTGATCCTCGGAAATGGCTATACCAGACTCCGGAAGATATTCTGATCAAGGCTTCTAACGGGGCATCAGACTTTGGAAATAAATTCGGGCAACCCCTTATTGTGGGTTCCGTGTTCACGTTCGAGCATGAGGAGCATGAAAAGACATATGGTTACGATAAAGTAATCATGCAGGCGGGTGGTATCGGTTTTGGTAATAAAGAACAAGCCATGAAAAAGACCCCAGAAGTTGGCGAACAGGTGGTTCTGCTAGGGGGGGATAATTACCGCATCGGAATGGGTGGTGGTGCCGTTTCTTCAGTGGATACCGGAGTATATGCCAACGCTATCGAATTGAATGCGGTGCAACGTTCCAATCCGGAAATGCAAAGACGGGTATGTAATGCCATCCGGTCTATGGCCGAAAGCGATGTTAACCCGATTGTTTCCATTCACGACCACGGGGCGGGAGGACATTTGAACTGCTTGTCCGAATTGGTAGAAGAAACAGGTGGATTGATTCACTTGGAGAAATTACCTGTCGGTGATCCTACTCTTTCCGACAAAGAGATCGTGGGAAATGAGTCCCAAGAACGTATGGGCCTCGTGATGAAAGCAAAGGATGTGGAGACATTGCAGCGAGTGGCTGACCGCGAGCGGGCTCCGATGTACGTAATCGGGGAAACCACGGGAGATCATCGATTCGTGTTTGAGGATGCCAGAACCGGTGAGAAACCAATCGATTTGGAGATGACGGATATGTTCGGTAATCCCCCGAAAACAGTTATGGAGGATAAAACCAAAAAGGAACATTTTGCCGATGTTGAATATAGTGAAGATAAAGTTGAAGAATATATCGAGCAGGTATTGCAGCTTGAGGCTGTTGCTTGTAAGGATTGGTTAACAAGTAAAGTTGACCGTTCTATTACCGGTCGTGTGGCTCGTCAGCAATGCGCCGGACCTTTACAGTTGCCTTTGAATGACTTGGGTGCCATGGCTCTCGATTATCGCGGGGAAAGAGGTATCGCCACTTCCATCGGACACGCTCCGGTAGCTGCATTGGCAAACCCGGCTTGCGGTTCGAGACTGGCTATTGCAGAGGCTTTGACGAATTTGGTTTGGGCTCCTATCGAACAGGGAATTAAAGGTGTTTCATTGTCAGCAAACTGGATGTGGCCTTGTAAAAATGCCGGTGAAGATGCCCGTTTATATAAAGCCGTACAAGCTGCCAGTGATTTTGCCATCGAGTTGGGAATCAATATCCCGACGGGAAAAGACTCTCTTTCCATGACGCAAAAGTATGGAAAGGATAAGGTATACGCTCCGGGAACCGTGATTATTTCTACCGTGGGTGAGGTTACTGATGTGAAGAAGATAGTTTCTCCGGTACTGAAACCGGATCAGGATTCTGAAATCGTGTATATCGACTTTTCTTTTGATAAATTTAAACTCGGAGGTTCCAGTTTTGCACAGGTGTTGAACCGGGTGGGTAAAGAGACCCCGGATGTAAAGGATTCCGATTATTTCGTGAATGCTTTTATGGCAATACAACGTTTGGTTGAGGAGGGATATATTTTAGCCGGACACGATATTTCTGCCGGAGGTATGATTACGACCTTACTGGAAATGTGTTTTGCCGACAATCGCTTGGGATTGGATATCGATTTCTCTTACTTGGCAGAGAAGGACATCGTGAAGATCCTGTTTGCAGAGAATCCGGGTGTACTTGTACAGATCAAGGATTGTAAGAAGGTTGCTGCTATCTTGGATGAAGCGGGAGTGGCTTACAATTTCTTGGGACGCTTGGGTAAGGCCGGAAAGTTGAATATCAAGAAAGACAGTAAAAACTTCCACTTGGATATTCCGTCATTAAGAGACTTGTGGTTTAAGACATCTTATTTGTTAGATCGTCGTCAGAGTGGCAATGAGTTGGCCCTTGAAAGATATAAAAACTATAAGAATCATGATCTGAAATACAAGTTTACACCTTCATTCAGCGGTAAGCTTTCCCAATATGGATTGGATGTTAACCGTGTTAAACCTTCGGGCATAAAAGCTGCCGTTATCCGGGAGAAAGGATGTCAGTGTGAGCGGGAAACGGCTTGGGCGATGTACTTGGCTGGTTTTGACGTGAAGGATGTTCACATGACAGACCTTGTTTCCGGAAGAGAGACTTTGGAAGACGTGAACTTTATCGTGTTTGTTGGCGGGTTCTCGAACTCGGACGTGCTTGGTTCTGCTAAAGGATGGGCCGGAGCCTTCAAATATAACGAAAAGGCTCGGGTGGCTTTGGAAAACTTCTATAAACGTGAAGATACTTTGAGTTTGGGTATTTGTAACGGTTGCCAGTTGATGGTCGAGCTAGACTTGGTATACCCGGAACATGGCGAGAAGGTAAAGATGTTGCATAATGCATCCCATAAACTGGAATCCGCATTCTTGAGCGTGGATGTTGTGGAGAGCAATTCCGTGTTGTTGAAGTCATTAGTCGGATCTCGTTTAGGAATCTGGGTTGCTCATGGAGAGGGACAATTCCAATTGCCTTACGGACAGGAAGAATATAATATTCCACTTCGATATAGCCATGACACTTACCCGGCGAACCCGAATGGATCACCTTTTGCTACGGCAGCTATTTGTAGTAAAGACGGACGTCACTTGGCAATGATGCCTCACTTGGAACGTTCTCTTCACCCGTGGAACTGGGGATATTATGCAGAGGATCGGAAAGAAGATGAAGTCAGCCCATGGATTGAGGCGTTTGTAAATGCTCGTTTGTGGATTGAAGAGCATAAATAA